A genomic stretch from Hydrogenimonas urashimensis includes:
- a CDS encoding type II secretion system F family protein, producing the protein MKYYQVTLLVRGTRRNIILKALNRADAIKKTKKDYQGTLVRVREISAPIDATIKEFISQFRSTVANKKVQPRNLIAAIRQLAVMTNAGISIHDALNEIANATNDAKLKEILQQASENINAGLSLSETFRRYRYDVGGITLAMIELGEQTGNMADALSSLADILEEIQENVAKFKKAMRYPMITLGAMAIAFTILIMVVVPKFKSIFEKFHAELPLPTKILLGIEYVMSNYGLLVLAGLVTFIVIILYLYRNNDNFKYKADKLMLKTYLIKDIIFFATLNRFSIVFTELVHAGIPIADALDTATGMIDNAVMREKLEAVKVSVSRGISLTEAFKDTGVFENMIIQMISAGESSGQLDNMMRKVTDYYRMRFNHILDNMSSYIEPIMLAIIAALVLLLALGIFLPMWDMARAVKGH; encoded by the coding sequence ATGAAATATTATCAAGTTACACTTTTGGTCCGGGGCACGAGACGCAACATCATTCTCAAGGCTCTCAACAGGGCCGATGCCATCAAAAAGACGAAAAAGGATTATCAGGGCACCCTGGTTCGGGTCAGAGAGATCTCCGCTCCCATTGACGCCACGATCAAGGAGTTCATCTCCCAGTTCAGATCCACCGTGGCCAACAAAAAGGTCCAACCCAGAAATCTCATCGCAGCCATTCGCCAGCTGGCAGTCATGACCAATGCCGGCATCTCCATCCATGACGCACTCAACGAAATCGCCAACGCCACCAACGATGCCAAACTCAAAGAGATCCTGCAGCAGGCTTCGGAAAACATCAACGCGGGTCTGAGCCTTTCTGAAACGTTCAGGCGATACCGATACGATGTGGGAGGCATCACATTGGCGATGATCGAACTGGGAGAACAGACGGGTAATATGGCCGATGCCCTCTCGAGCCTGGCGGACATTCTCGAAGAGATTCAAGAAAACGTCGCGAAATTCAAAAAGGCGATGCGCTACCCGATGATCACGTTGGGCGCCATGGCGATCGCCTTTACCATTCTGATCATGGTCGTCGTGCCCAAATTCAAATCGATCTTCGAAAAATTCCATGCGGAACTGCCGCTTCCGACCAAAATTCTTCTGGGCATCGAATATGTCATGAGCAATTACGGACTGCTCGTGCTTGCCGGCCTTGTCACTTTCATCGTGATCATTCTCTACCTGTACAGGAACAACGACAACTTCAAGTACAAAGCCGACAAACTGATGCTTAAAACCTATCTGATCAAAGATATCATCTTCTTTGCGACTCTCAACCGCTTCTCCATCGTCTTCACCGAACTGGTCCATGCCGGTATTCCCATTGCCGACGCGCTCGATACGGCCACGGGTATGATCGACAATGCGGTCATGCGTGAAAAGCTCGAAGCGGTCAAGGTCTCGGTCTCCCGGGGTATCAGCCTCACCGAGGCCTTCAAGGACACCGGTGTCTTCGAAAACATGATCATCCAGATGATTTCGGCCGGTGAAAGCAGCGGCCAGCTCGACAATATGATGCGCAAAGTCACCGACTACTACCGTATGCGTTTCAACCACATTCTCGACAACATGTCATCCTACATCGAACCGATCATGCTGGCTATCATCGCCGCGCTCGTTCTTCTGCTCGCTCTGGGTATCTTCCTGCCGATGTGGGATATGGCTCGCGCCGTCAAAGGCCACTGA